From Eremothecium sinecaudum strain ATCC 58844 chromosome III, complete sequence:
CATTTATCACCATTGTACACTACAAAGGATGAAGCCAGTGCCATTCCGCACCGTTACATTGTTGTATTCAAGAAGGAGGCGagtgaagaagaaattgcGTTTCATAAAGAAGTCATAACGGCAGCTCACTTACAATTGGTTTCCGGTTTAGATACTTCTCATACTTTCTTTGCAGCAACAGGTGGAAAATCAAATGAGTTTGGCATTACCGCAAAAGATACTACCGGGGGTATTCAGGACAGCTTTTCTGTTGCTGACTCATTGAAGGGTTACGTAGGTTATTTCACAGGTGAGTTGGTGGATTTGATTCGTTCAAATCCATCTGTGGAATTTGTTGAGGAGGACTCTATTGTGCATTCGAGTGGCTTTAAAGCTCAGTCGGGCGCTCCATGGGGATTGGCTCGTGTTTCTCACCGTGAACGGCTGAACTTGGGCACCTTCAATCGATACTTATATGATGACGATGCGGGTAAGGGTGTTACAACATATGTGGTTGATACTGGTATAAATATTGACCATGTagattttgaaaagagagCGAGATGGGGTGTAACAATGCCATACAATGACGCCGATTTGGATGGTAGTGGGCACGGTACACACTGTGCCGGTACAATGGTTTCTAAAACCTACGGTATTGCAAAGAAGGCTGAGGTAGTAGCAGTTAAAGTGTTAAGATCTAATGGTACCGGCTCAATGTCGGACGTCTTACGCGGTGTTGAATATGTTGTATCAGCACACAAAGAGGCTGTAAGCAATCCCAAAAAGGGATTCAAAGGATCTGTCGCTAACTTGTCCTTGGGTGGTGGAAGATCACGTATCATGGATATGGTGATTGACGCTGCGGTTGATGCTGGCGTTCACTTTACTGTTGCTGCTGGTAACGAAAACCAAGATGCTTGTTATGTCTCTCCAGCTGGTTCTAAAAAGGCAATTACAGTTGCTGCTAGTACGTTGTCAGATGATAGAGCATCTTTCTCTAACTGGGGTAGTTGTGTTGATATTTTTGCTCCAGGTATGAATATATTGTCAACCTATATTGGTTCAAACACTGCCGTTACTGCTATGTCTGGTACTTCTATGGCGGCACCCCATGTTGCTGGTTTATTGGCTTACGCTTTGTCTTTACAACCTGATAGCGACTCTGAATTCCA
This genomic window contains:
- the PRB1 gene encoding proteinase B (Syntenic homolog of Ashbya gossypii ACR012C; Syntenic homolog of Saccharomyces cerevisiae YEL060C (PRB1) and YOR003W (YSP3)), with translation MKVGTVVPAVALSTLAAALIIPEFEDAGKLIQSLGNDIKSSEAIISLIYNEAVKGEVEAGKSEHLSPLYTTKDEASAIPHRYIVVFKKEASEEEIAFHKEVITAAHLQLVSGLDTSHTFFAATGGKSNEFGITAKDTTGGIQDSFSVADSLKGYVGYFTGELVDLIRSNPSVEFVEEDSIVHSSGFKAQSGAPWGLARVSHRERLNLGTFNRYLYDDDAGKGVTTYVVDTGINIDHVDFEKRARWGVTMPYNDADLDGSGHGTHCAGTMVSKTYGIAKKAEVVAVKVLRSNGTGSMSDVLRGVEYVVSAHKEAVSNPKKGFKGSVANLSLGGGRSRIMDMVIDAAVDAGVHFTVAAGNENQDACYVSPAGSKKAITVAASTLSDDRASFSNWGSCVDIFAPGMNILSTYIGSNTAVTAMSGTSMAAPHVAGLLAYALSLQPDSDSEFHSSVLVSPAVLKKKIIDYGTKSAIRQVPPRTPNNLIFNGGGDDLSEFWGKGPSSTENEESSQPTLDLEKVKDSPDFSPAKWFSDVKLLWDKLSII